The following proteins are co-located in the Deinococcus metallilatus genome:
- a CDS encoding ABC transporter ATP-binding protein, translated as MTALPPGPPALELRDLGKHFGGREVVAGVSLSVPAGELYALLGPNGAGKTTTLRMISGLTRPDRGEVLIYGFNMQRQAREAKQRLAYLPDDPLLYGKLTPPEYLEFVAGLWGIDAARAAPRAEELLHWLNLWPHRTERVEGFSRGMKQKLALAGALVHEPRLMLLDEPLTGLDAAAARQVKDALRAFVEGGGAVVLTTHILEVAERLSDRIGIIAAGRLVAEGTPAELLARTGTTSLEDAFLHLTGLEATPAGPLQEVR; from the coding sequence ATGACCGCGCTGCCGCCTGGCCCTCCCGCTCTGGAGCTGCGTGACCTGGGCAAGCACTTCGGGGGGCGGGAGGTGGTGGCGGGGGTGAGCCTCAGCGTTCCGGCGGGCGAGCTGTACGCCCTGCTGGGGCCGAACGGGGCCGGGAAAACCACGACCCTCCGCATGATCTCGGGCCTGACCCGGCCGGACCGGGGGGAGGTGCTGATCTACGGCTTCAACATGCAGCGGCAGGCCAGAGAGGCCAAGCAGCGCCTGGCATACCTGCCGGACGATCCGCTGCTGTACGGCAAGCTCACGCCGCCCGAGTACCTGGAATTCGTCGCGGGCCTGTGGGGCATCGATGCCGCCCGTGCCGCCCCCAGGGCCGAGGAGCTGCTGCACTGGCTGAATCTGTGGCCGCACCGCACCGAGCGCGTGGAGGGCTTCTCGCGCGGCATGAAGCAGAAGCTGGCGCTGGCCGGGGCGCTGGTCCACGAGCCGCGCCTGATGCTGCTGGATGAACCCCTCACCGGACTGGACGCTGCCGCCGCCCGCCAGGTCAAGGACGCGCTGCGGGCCTTTGTGGAGGGAGGGGGCGCGGTGGTGCTGACCACGCACATCCTGGAGGTGGCCGAGCGGCTCTCGGACCGCATCGGCATCATCGCGGCGGGGCGGCTGGTCGCGGAGGGGACTCCGGCGGAACTCCTGGCCCGCACCGGGACGACCAGCCTGGAGGACGCCTTTCTGCACCTCACCGGGCTGGAAGCCACCCCCGCCGGACCGCTTCAGGAGGTGCGGTGA
- a CDS encoding CCA tRNA nucleotidyltransferase, which translates to MFRRRPPLPLFPVGALLVGGAVRDWLRGVAPKDFDWAVPDPAQAARELAAQVGGSAFPLDEARDYWRVHVPEGVQHDFVPQPDDVADDLRRRDFTVNALALTAGGKLLDPAGGQADLRARRLRMVSEANLRDDPLRAWRAVRFEVTLGLRMDAATEAAVRQVAADLAAVRLPMPALERVRDEVQALLAHPDAARGVRRLEDLGLLALTLPELREGVGVQQGGFHHLDVFGHELEALHQLLARFPDADLPLRWATLLHDVGKPRTRDTEMRPDRTTFYGHERVGAELARQALTRLRLPAAEVDRVTALVRAHMAHLPISEREARRFVHRRRELLPDLLRLMLADREAARGPQSTPATRHAYALGLERVLAALEEQPAPPPPLLTGRDVMALLGVPPGPAIGEALRAVAEAQALGEVRDAEEARAFLLGQEGGL; encoded by the coding sequence ATGTTCCGCCGCCGTCCTCCCCTGCCCCTCTTCCCGGTGGGCGCGCTGCTGGTCGGCGGTGCAGTACGCGACTGGCTGCGCGGCGTAGCCCCCAAGGATTTCGACTGGGCGGTGCCTGACCCGGCGCAGGCGGCGCGCGAGCTGGCCGCACAGGTGGGCGGTTCAGCCTTCCCGCTGGACGAGGCGCGTGACTACTGGCGCGTTCACGTCCCTGAAGGCGTCCAGCACGACTTTGTGCCGCAGCCGGACGATGTTGCGGATGACCTGCGGCGGCGGGACTTCACCGTGAATGCGCTCGCCCTCACAGCAGGCGGGAAGCTGCTCGACCCGGCGGGCGGGCAGGCCGACCTCCGTGCGCGGCGCCTGCGGATGGTGTCGGAGGCCAATCTGCGGGACGATCCCCTGCGGGCCTGGCGGGCGGTGCGTTTTGAGGTCACGCTGGGCCTGCGGATGGACGCGGCCACGGAGGCGGCGGTACGGCAGGTCGCCGCCGACCTTGCCGCAGTCCGCTTGCCGATGCCCGCGCTGGAGCGGGTGCGGGATGAAGTTCAGGCCCTCCTCGCGCACCCGGACGCGGCACGCGGCGTGAGGAGACTGGAGGACCTCGGCCTGCTGGCCCTCACCCTCCCCGAGCTGCGTGAGGGGGTGGGCGTGCAGCAGGGCGGCTTTCACCATCTGGACGTGTTCGGGCACGAACTGGAGGCACTGCATCAGCTCCTGGCCCGCTTTCCGGACGCGGACCTGCCGCTGCGCTGGGCCACGCTGCTGCACGACGTCGGCAAGCCGCGCACGCGCGACACGGAGATGCGCCCCGACCGCACCACCTTCTACGGTCACGAGCGGGTGGGGGCGGAACTGGCGAGACAGGCCCTCACCCGGCTGCGCCTGCCTGCGGCGGAGGTGGACCGCGTGACAGCCCTGGTGCGTGCCCACATGGCGCACCTGCCGATCAGCGAGCGGGAAGCGCGGCGCTTCGTCCACCGCCGCCGCGAGCTGCTGCCCGATCTCCTCCGGCTGATGCTGGCCGACCGCGAGGCCGCGCGGGGGCCGCAGAGCACGCCCGCCACCCGCCACGCCTACGCCCTCGGTCTGGAGCGCGTGCTGGCCGCGCTGGAGGAGCAGCCTGCGCCCCCTCCCCCGCTGCTGACCGGGCGGGACGTGATGGCGCTGCTGGGCGTGCCGCCCGGTCCCGCCATCGGGGAGGCGCTGCGGGCCGTCGCGGAGGCGCAGGCCCTGGGGGAGGTTCGGGACGCGGAGGAGGCGCGGGCCTTTTTGTTGGGGCAGGAAGGTGGCCTGTAA
- a CDS encoding glycoside hydrolase family 13 protein: protein MSPEPHPLTPEWVKDAVFYQIFPDRFARSGRITGLNLQPWGSPPQIHGYMGGDLWGVTQHLDHLQALGVNAIYFCPVFQSASNHRYHTHDYFQVDPMLGGNEALRALIEAAHARGIRVVLDGVFNHASRGFFQFNDLLEQGEASAYRDWFHVDGWPLQAYDDARPANYQAWWGIRALPKFNTNNPAVREFLLSVGTYWMQFGIDGWRLDVPNEIDDDEFWREFRRRVKAVNPDAYIVGELWGDAHRWLQGDQFDAVMNYHFTRPCLAFFAAQTLTQALNEYTGLGRVEPMDAAAFAHRMTEVTHLYHPEIVRAQLNLLDSHDTARFLTAAGGDATAFRLASVFQMTYVGAPCIYYGDEIGLPGGPDPDCRRAFPWHDEAGWDKGTLSLLQKLTAVRHATPALRRGEFRVTHAEGEGLVYAREHASGNAYVAINAAQNATRLPLCEVQPGQYRDALTGQVYELSGEAEVEVAGRGAVVLVRE, encoded by the coding sequence ATGTCGCCCGAACCGCACCCCCTCACCCCCGAATGGGTCAAGGACGCCGTCTTCTACCAGATTTTCCCCGACCGCTTCGCGCGCAGCGGGCGCATCACCGGCCTGAACCTCCAGCCCTGGGGCAGCCCGCCGCAGATTCACGGGTACATGGGCGGCGACCTGTGGGGCGTCACCCAGCATCTCGACCACCTTCAGGCGCTCGGCGTGAACGCCATCTACTTCTGTCCAGTGTTCCAGTCGGCCAGCAACCACCGCTACCACACCCACGACTACTTTCAGGTGGACCCGATGCTGGGGGGCAACGAGGCACTGCGGGCGCTGATTGAGGCGGCCCATGCGCGCGGCATCCGGGTGGTGTTGGATGGCGTCTTCAACCACGCCAGCCGGGGCTTCTTTCAGTTCAACGATCTGCTGGAACAGGGCGAGGCGAGCGCCTACCGCGACTGGTTCCATGTGGACGGCTGGCCGCTACAGGCCTACGACGACGCCCGACCCGCCAACTACCAGGCGTGGTGGGGCATCCGCGCGCTGCCCAAGTTCAACACGAACAATCCCGCCGTGCGCGAGTTCCTGCTCTCGGTGGGCACCTACTGGATGCAGTTCGGAATAGACGGCTGGCGGCTCGACGTGCCCAATGAGATCGACGACGACGAGTTCTGGCGCGAGTTCCGCCGCCGCGTGAAGGCGGTCAACCCGGACGCCTACATCGTGGGGGAACTGTGGGGCGACGCGCACCGCTGGCTGCAAGGCGACCAGTTCGACGCGGTGATGAATTACCACTTCACCCGGCCCTGCCTGGCCTTTTTCGCCGCGCAGACCCTCACGCAGGCGCTGAACGAGTACACCGGGTTGGGCCGCGTGGAGCCGATGGACGCCGCCGCCTTCGCCCACCGGATGACCGAGGTGACACATCTGTATCACCCCGAGATCGTCCGGGCACAGCTCAACCTGCTCGACTCGCACGATACGGCCCGCTTCCTGACGGCGGCAGGGGGTGACGCGACCGCCTTTCGCCTCGCCAGCGTCTTCCAGATGACCTACGTCGGCGCCCCCTGCATCTACTACGGCGACGAGATCGGCCTCCCCGGCGGCCCCGACCCCGACTGCCGCCGCGCCTTCCCCTGGCACGACGAGGCGGGCTGGGACAAAGGGACGTTGAGCCTGCTGCAAAAGCTCACGGCCGTCCGCCACGCCACCCCCGCCCTGCGCCGGGGCGAGTTCCGCGTCACCCACGCGGAAGGCGAGGGCCTGGTCTACGCCCGCGAACACGCGAGCGGGAATGCGTATGTCGCCATCAATGCCGCGCAGAACGCCACCCGCCTGCCCCTTTGCGAGGTGCAACCCGGCCAGTACCGCGACGCCCTGACCGGGCAGGTTTACGAGTTGAGCGGTGAGGCGGAGGTGGAGGTCGCGGGGCGCGGCGCGGTGGTGCTGGTGCGGGAGTAG
- a CDS encoding twin-arginine translocase TatA/TatE family subunit has protein sequence MPNIGAPELIVILLVALIVFGPRKLPELGKSLGQGLREFRRSTSAVTDELRQGLDSPAPAPADSAPSVIVAAPVPATQVTVPPAATSRPEGLQG, from the coding sequence ATGCCCAACATCGGTGCCCCGGAACTCATCGTCATTCTGCTCGTCGCGCTGATCGTGTTCGGACCGCGCAAGCTGCCGGAACTCGGCAAGAGCCTGGGCCAGGGCCTGCGCGAATTCCGCCGCAGCACCAGCGCCGTGACGGACGAACTGCGCCAGGGCCTGGACAGCCCGGCCCCCGCGCCCGCGGACAGCGCGCCCAGCGTGATCGTTGCCGCTCCTGTGCCTGCCACCCAGGTGACCGTTCCGCCTGCGGCCACCTCCCGTCCCGAGGGCCTGCAAGGTTAA
- a CDS encoding RluA family pseudouridine synthase, translated as MVKAASTATGGNGTLPAVTDRPPILDLTATPGRLDAVLADLAGVSRSQVAGWIAGGQVQVGGVVVQKASLKLRGGEALTVQVPPPPDATVAPEAVPLDVLYEDDHLIAVNKPPGMVTHPAPSVTSGTLVNALLGRMTLPEQPGAEGPDGYRPGIVHRLDKDTSGVIVVAKTVEAHARLAAAFKDRDTRKTYLAIAAGTWKAPGPVHVNAPIGRHPTARQRMTVGGASPREAQTLFTPLEAHPDGHGRTLALVRAQPRTGRTHQIRVHLAHLGSPILGDPVYGRESAVMPRHALHAHFLTLPHPVTGEPLHLHAPVPDDLLNAWVALGGTVPAELEVAPE; from the coding sequence ATGGTGAAGGCCGCCTCAACCGCAACCGGAGGGAACGGTACACTGCCCGCCGTGACCGACCGGCCCCCCATCCTCGACCTGACCGCCACCCCGGGCCGCCTGGACGCCGTACTGGCCGACCTCGCGGGCGTGAGCCGTTCACAGGTCGCCGGGTGGATCGCGGGCGGGCAGGTGCAGGTCGGCGGCGTGGTGGTGCAGAAGGCCAGCCTGAAGCTCAGGGGCGGCGAGGCGCTGACGGTGCAGGTTCCCCCGCCCCCCGATGCCACCGTCGCCCCCGAAGCGGTGCCCCTCGACGTGCTGTACGAGGACGACCACCTGATCGCCGTGAACAAGCCCCCGGGCATGGTCACGCACCCCGCGCCCAGCGTCACCTCCGGCACGCTGGTGAACGCGCTGCTGGGCCGGATGACGCTGCCCGAACAACCCGGCGCCGAAGGCCCCGACGGCTACCGCCCCGGCATCGTTCACCGGCTGGACAAGGACACCAGCGGCGTGATCGTGGTCGCCAAGACGGTGGAGGCCCACGCCCGCCTCGCCGCCGCCTTCAAGGACCGCGACACGCGCAAGACGTACCTGGCGATTGCCGCCGGAACGTGGAAGGCGCCCGGCCCCGTCCACGTGAACGCCCCCATCGGCCGCCATCCCACTGCCCGGCAGCGGATGACGGTCGGCGGTGCGAGTCCCCGCGAGGCCCAGACCCTCTTCACGCCGCTGGAGGCGCACCCGGACGGACACGGGCGCACGCTGGCGCTGGTGCGTGCCCAGCCGCGCACGGGCCGCACGCATCAGATCCGGGTCCATCTCGCGCACCTGGGCAGCCCGATTCTCGGCGACCCGGTGTATGGGCGCGAGAGTGCCGTCATGCCGCGCCACGCCCTGCACGCGCACTTCCTGACCCTCCCCCACCCCGTCACCGGCGAACCCCTCCATCTGCACGCGCCGGTGCCGGACGACCTGCTGAACGCCTGGGTGGCACTGGGGGGAACGGTTCCGGCGGAGTTGGAAGTGGCGCCGGAATAA
- a CDS encoding homoserine dehydrogenase, whose protein sequence is MRTVTVGLLGCGTVGQNILHLLERRKAIFDSLGVQIEVTGVLVRDASKPRDVPPGTPLTRDPTFLQESSVVIEVLGGIEQPLALLLPYLRSGRPVITANKALLAECWDELREHALAGRLYYEASVMAGTPVIGPMSTVLRASTFTRLQAVLNGTCNYILTQMEGGKTYAQALAEAQALGYAEDPPTLDVGGFDTAHKLTVLARFCADGDFPYSAVEVQGIEDVTLEDVAAARAAGERIKLVAELCCAGEGWRATVSPQRLPATHPLCNEGASRNALLYEGEECGSLIFAGGGAGGMVTASAMVGDLLDWLIGFPGHVPLH, encoded by the coding sequence ATGAGAACCGTCACGGTGGGCCTGCTGGGCTGCGGCACGGTGGGCCAGAACATCCTGCACCTTTTGGAGCGGCGCAAAGCCATTTTCGACAGCCTGGGCGTCCAGATTGAAGTCACCGGCGTCCTCGTCCGTGACGCCAGCAAGCCGCGCGACGTTCCGCCCGGCACGCCGCTGACCCGCGACCCCACCTTCCTCCAGGAAAGCAGTGTGGTGATCGAGGTCCTGGGCGGGATCGAGCAGCCGCTCGCCCTGCTGCTGCCCTACCTCCGCAGCGGGCGGCCCGTGATCACCGCCAACAAGGCGCTGCTGGCCGAATGCTGGGACGAGTTGCGCGAGCATGCCCTGGCCGGGCGCCTCTACTACGAGGCCAGCGTGATGGCCGGGACGCCGGTGATCGGCCCGATGAGTACCGTGCTGCGGGCCAGCACCTTCACCCGCTTGCAAGCCGTGCTGAACGGCACCTGCAACTACATCCTCACCCAGATGGAAGGCGGCAAGACCTACGCGCAGGCCCTCGCGGAAGCGCAGGCCCTCGGGTACGCCGAAGACCCCCCCACCCTGGATGTCGGCGGCTTCGACACCGCGCACAAGCTGACCGTGCTGGCCCGCTTCTGCGCCGACGGGGACTTTCCCTATTCGGCGGTGGAGGTGCAGGGCATCGAGGACGTGACGCTGGAGGACGTGGCGGCGGCGCGGGCGGCGGGCGAACGCATCAAGCTGGTGGCCGAGCTGTGCTGTGCAGGCGAGGGCTGGCGGGCCACCGTCTCCCCGCAGCGCCTCCCCGCCACGCATCCTCTGTGCAACGAGGGAGCCAGCCGCAACGCCCTGCTGTACGAGGGGGAGGAGTGCGGCTCACTGATCTTCGCGGGAGGCGGCGCGGGGGGGATGGTCACGGCCTCCGCGATGGTGGGCGACTTGCTGGACTGGCTGATCGGGTTTCCGGGGCACGTGCCGCTGCATTAG
- a CDS encoding tyrosine-type recombinase/integrase: MGLTPDGTPIRRSGTAPDRDAAFQGMTQALADHLRGQAALPDNITTSQWLERWRKAKENSVAAKTAHNYQQLDALHITPHIGRKPLQKIRPADLRGLYDTLKAKGLGDSMLRQVHNVLHGAFQEALRLELIMSDPTAAVRPGKVRREVVAEPRKALTAEEVLKLLPVLRGDRWGLVLEFMLHTGLRRGEACGLKWDHVDLEKGTVHIRENLVSINGKTQVSTPKTAKSARKVKLSGEALDCLRRQQAQQRFEREALSPSPVKGHPKTYVRKNLWVDTGYVFTGLTEVALNPENLGRYLTQFCEQAEIAPITVHGLRHTYASLMLRRGAPLEVVSRKLGHARPSFTADVYRTVYESEQDEWSLNLSDLVNARKAPREVTSGS, encoded by the coding sequence GTGGGGCTGACCCCGGACGGGACGCCCATCCGCCGCAGTGGCACGGCACCCGACCGCGACGCCGCGTTCCAGGGGATGACCCAGGCGCTCGCCGACCACCTCCGGGGCCAGGCCGCCCTGCCCGACAACATCACCACCTCCCAGTGGCTCGAACGCTGGCGGAAGGCCAAGGAGAACAGCGTCGCGGCGAAGACCGCGCACAACTATCAGCAGCTGGACGCGCTGCACATCACGCCCCACATCGGCAGGAAGCCGCTCCAGAAGATCCGTCCCGCCGATCTCCGGGGCCTGTACGACACCCTGAAGGCCAAGGGCCTCGGGGACTCAATGCTGCGGCAGGTCCACAACGTGCTGCACGGCGCCTTTCAGGAAGCCCTGCGCCTCGAGCTGATCATGAGCGACCCGACCGCCGCCGTGAGGCCCGGCAAGGTCAGGCGCGAGGTGGTCGCGGAACCCCGCAAGGCCCTGACGGCAGAGGAGGTCCTGAAGCTCCTCCCCGTCCTGCGGGGCGACCGCTGGGGGCTGGTGCTGGAATTCATGCTGCACACCGGGCTGAGGCGCGGTGAGGCCTGCGGCCTGAAGTGGGACCACGTGGACCTGGAGAAGGGCACCGTACACATCCGTGAGAACCTGGTGTCCATCAATGGCAAGACCCAGGTCAGCACGCCCAAGACCGCGAAGAGTGCCCGGAAGGTGAAGCTCTCGGGCGAGGCGCTCGACTGCCTGCGCCGTCAGCAGGCACAGCAGCGGTTCGAACGGGAGGCCCTCTCCCCCAGCCCGGTCAAAGGACACCCGAAAACCTACGTCCGCAAGAACCTCTGGGTTGATACCGGCTACGTGTTCACCGGCCTGACCGAGGTGGCGCTCAACCCGGAAAATCTTGGGCGTTACCTGACGCAGTTTTGCGAGCAGGCGGAGATCGCCCCGATCACCGTCCACGGGCTGCGGCACACCTACGCGAGCCTGATGCTGCGCCGCGGCGCGCCCCTCGAGGTCGTCAGCCGCAAGCTGGGGCACGCGAGACCCTCCTTCACTGCGGACGTGTACCGCACGGTCTACGAGAGCGAGCAGGACGAGTGGTCCCTCAACCTCAGCGACCTCGTGAACGCCAGGAAGGCTCCCCGTGAGGTGACCTCCGGCAGTTGA
- a CDS encoding RNA polymerase sigma factor, with the protein MTPDALPHNEPTDEALLQAMAAGQEEALRELHRRHARLLYALGHRMLRQRDDVEACVQDAFMNAWRHAARFDPSRASVKTWLVSIAHHRFLQELRDRPQPALELEEWDAPTQAPDPTDRALANRAVQALDAAQRQLVELAYYRGYSHSELATLTGLPIGTVKSRLRAALERMRVHLTGPAARGEGRDALEGGEHA; encoded by the coding sequence ATGACGCCCGACGCCCTGCCCCACAATGAGCCGACCGATGAAGCCCTTCTTCAGGCGATGGCGGCCGGGCAGGAGGAGGCGCTCCGGGAACTGCACCGCCGCCACGCCCGGCTGCTGTACGCGCTCGGCCACCGGATGCTGCGCCAGCGCGACGACGTGGAAGCCTGCGTGCAGGACGCCTTCATGAATGCCTGGCGGCACGCCGCCCGGTTCGACCCCTCGCGCGCCAGCGTCAAGACCTGGCTGGTCAGCATCGCGCACCACCGCTTCCTGCAAGAACTGCGCGACCGCCCCCAGCCCGCCCTGGAACTGGAGGAATGGGACGCGCCGACGCAGGCCCCCGACCCCACCGACCGCGCCCTGGCAAACCGCGCCGTCCAGGCTCTGGACGCTGCCCAGCGCCAGTTGGTTGAACTCGCCTACTATCGCGGGTACTCTCACTCGGAGCTGGCGACCCTGACTGGCCTGCCCATCGGTACCGTGAAGTCCCGCCTGCGCGCCGCCCTGGAACGGATGCGGGTCCATCTGACCGGTCCCGCGGCCCGTGGGGAAGGGCGGGACGCTCTGGAAGGAGGTGAGCACGCGTGA
- a CDS encoding NUDIX hydrolase, with the protein MARRDLLVAAGVLRDRFGRVLLVGNDWQGLGRVRHTLPGGVVEPGETLLEALYREIAEETGLKLTGIKHMAYTVHIEDERRGERAIAVAFEATWEGLLNPADPDGFIVEARFCPPDEAVELLESPPMREPLSDYLKTGEPGRFYAFKGWDGRGGLRVPPLKTESSSR; encoded by the coding sequence ATGGCGCGGCGTGACCTGCTGGTGGCGGCGGGCGTGCTGCGGGACAGGTTCGGGCGGGTGCTGCTGGTCGGGAACGACTGGCAGGGCCTCGGGCGCGTGCGCCACACCCTGCCCGGCGGCGTGGTCGAACCCGGTGAGACGCTGCTGGAAGCCCTCTACCGCGAGATCGCGGAGGAGACGGGCCTCAAGCTCACCGGCATCAAGCACATGGCCTACACGGTGCATATCGAGGACGAACGCCGGGGCGAGCGCGCGATTGCGGTCGCCTTCGAGGCCACCTGGGAAGGCCTGCTCAATCCCGCCGATCCCGACGGGTTCATCGTCGAGGCGCGCTTCTGCCCCCCGGACGAGGCCGTCGAGCTGCTGGAATCGCCCCCGATGCGCGAGCCGCTCAGCGACTACCTGAAGACGGGCGAGCCGGGCCGCTTCTACGCCTTCAAGGGCTGGGACGGGCGCGGCGGGCTGCGGGTACCGCCGCTGAAGACCGAGTCCTCGTCGCGATAG
- the prfA gene encoding peptide chain release factor 1, producing the protein MRLGRLEELASEFGLVERALGDPAMLADPREYARLTRRHRELTPLVTLYREHAARLGDLEGARELLADPDMRDLAQGEVESLTARLAQIEAELEVLLLPTDPDDAKDVILELRAGAGGAEAALFAVDLLRMYTRYAEGAGLKLNVLDASESDLGGASKVVAEVTGDFAFRAFKWERGVHRVQRVPATESQGRIHTSTVTVAVLPEAEQGEVPLDPSEVRIDVFRSQGAGGQGVNTTDSAVRAVYRPGTPDEIVVVCQDGRSQIKNREKALVVLASRLAERERAAREERERETRASQVGTGERSEKIRTYNYPQNRVTDHRLEGEVKNFALDSVMAGGLAPIVAALARDERERQLLEMQGDEGGRGTYGAA; encoded by the coding sequence CTGAGATTGGGCCGTCTGGAGGAACTGGCTTCCGAATTCGGCCTGGTGGAGCGGGCGCTGGGCGACCCGGCGATGCTGGCGGACCCCCGCGAATATGCCCGCCTGACCCGCCGTCACCGCGAGCTGACGCCCCTCGTGACGCTGTACCGCGAACACGCGGCGCGGCTGGGCGATCTGGAGGGCGCGCGCGAACTGCTGGCCGACCCCGACATGCGCGACCTGGCGCAGGGCGAGGTCGAAAGCCTCACCGCCCGCCTCGCCCAGATCGAGGCCGAGCTGGAGGTGCTGCTGCTCCCCACCGACCCCGACGACGCGAAGGACGTGATCCTGGAACTGCGCGCCGGGGCCGGGGGGGCGGAGGCCGCACTCTTCGCGGTGGACCTGCTGCGCATGTACACCCGCTACGCCGAGGGCGCGGGCCTGAAGCTGAACGTGCTGGACGCCTCCGAGAGCGATCTGGGCGGCGCGAGCAAGGTGGTGGCGGAGGTGACGGGCGACTTCGCCTTCCGCGCCTTCAAGTGGGAGCGCGGTGTTCACCGGGTTCAGCGGGTGCCCGCCACCGAGTCGCAGGGCCGCATCCACACCAGCACGGTGACGGTGGCGGTGCTGCCCGAAGCCGAACAGGGCGAGGTGCCGCTCGACCCCTCGGAGGTGCGGATCGACGTGTTCCGCTCGCAGGGCGCGGGCGGGCAGGGCGTGAACACCACCGACTCGGCGGTGCGCGCGGTGTACCGGCCCGGCACCCCGGACGAGATTGTCGTGGTCTGCCAGGACGGCCGCTCGCAGATCAAGAACCGCGAGAAGGCGCTGGTCGTGCTGGCCTCGCGCCTGGCCGAGCGGGAACGGGCCGCGCGGGAGGAACGCGAACGCGAGACGCGGGCCTCGCAGGTCGGCACCGGCGAGCGCAGCGAGAAGATTCGCACCTACAACTATCCGCAAAACCGCGTGACGGATCACCGGCTGGAAGGCGAGGTCAAGAACTTCGCGCTCGACAGCGTGATGGCGGGCGGCCTCGCGCCGATTGTGGCGGCCCTGGCCCGCGACGAGCGGGAGCGGCAACTCCTGGAGATGCAGGGGGACGAGGGCGGACGGGGAACCTATGGCGCGGCGTGA
- a CDS encoding anti-sigma factor domain-containing protein, which produces MTIDPDQLTAYALGILPPEEEARVQAALESSPELRAQLRADREALTALAESLPAVDPPAGAEDRLLVRVAAERRAEPTPLPPARPTSWLLPAALGLAAALALAFVLRPPTDPLQRYASIPGATTRAVTVSGGTVGQLVRMPDGRAYLYLNRPAEAGRVYQMWRMQAGVPVSLGVFDGQGFLLPGLPPGATIAVSVEPPGGSPQPTTAPILVQQL; this is translated from the coding sequence GTGACCATCGACCCGGATCAACTGACCGCCTATGCCCTGGGCATCCTCCCCCCGGAGGAAGAGGCCCGCGTGCAAGCCGCCCTGGAGAGCAGTCCCGAACTTCGCGCCCAGCTCCGCGCCGACCGCGAAGCCCTAACCGCCCTGGCCGAGTCCCTCCCCGCGGTAGACCCCCCGGCTGGAGCCGAGGACCGCCTGCTGGTCCGTGTGGCCGCCGAGCGGCGGGCCGAGCCCACACCGCTCCCCCCGGCTCGCCCCACCTCCTGGCTGCTTCCAGCCGCCCTGGGTCTGGCCGCCGCGCTGGCCCTCGCCTTTGTGCTGCGGCCTCCCACCGATCCGCTCCAGCGGTATGCGAGCATTCCCGGGGCCACCACACGGGCGGTCACGGTCAGCGGCGGCACCGTCGGGCAGCTCGTGCGGATGCCGGACGGCCGGGCCTACCTGTATCTCAACCGGCCTGCCGAGGCCGGGCGCGTCTATCAGATGTGGCGGATGCAGGCGGGTGTTCCGGTTTCGCTGGGCGTCTTCGACGGGCAGGGCTTCCTGCTGCCCGGTCTGCCGCCCGGAGCCACCATCGCCGTGAGCGTCGAGCCGCCAGGCGGGAGCCCCCAGCCCACGACCGCCCCGATTCTCGTGCAGCAGCTCTGA